A window from Opitutia bacterium ISCC 52 encodes these proteins:
- a CDS encoding fused MFS/spermidine synthase, protein MIRYGITIFLGAFLIFQVQPIISRAILPWFGGSPSVWTTCMLFFQVMLVAGYGYAHFLSKKLSDRNFVILHFSLLAIALIFLPITPSEAWKPAADEGPTLRLLLLLVVTISLPYLVLSASSPVLQSWFHQQHKKTPYRLFALSNLGSLLGLLTYPFLFEPTLTVSHQSIFWSFSFVIYALCFAWCGSVFLKKPKPKKEELKAKARAKKQPTEESQTKSTPTPASEWIPWIILPACASLLLLAVTNQISQNIAVVPFLWILPLSLYLISFIICFDRARWYKRNIWGTLFLISIGAALVARIIGMPMILQVTTYSLFLFSVCMLCHGELARIKPPPEKLTHYFLLISIGGALGGLSVSVIAPMLFNDFWELHLGILFTAIVLTFFLFREKSRKKGIYSYLPISAWIIAILTMSIFLWHDFSNRTQTNIEQLRNFYGTLSVKEENVGLETEKRILFHGDIVHGMQYTAKSRRNHPTTYYGLKSGLNYAIRRHPKRSAREADRANFTPMRIGAVGLGVGTAAIYGLPEDVMRFYEIDPDVKTVAEKHFTYLENSLAQLEYDLGDARTLLEDQAPQNFDVLIVDAFSGDAIPVHLITAEAFQLYLGHLNDKGVLAFHISNKFMDLKPLLLGLTQQAKRAIGRISSEEDTTHGAFEAEWILIAKDPSFFDDEEVIKALSPFPEYADYIVWTDDYSNLLKVLH, encoded by the coding sequence ATGATTCGTTACGGCATCACCATATTCCTCGGTGCATTTCTGATCTTTCAAGTCCAACCCATCATCAGTAGAGCTATTCTACCATGGTTCGGTGGTAGCCCATCGGTTTGGACGACCTGCATGTTGTTTTTCCAGGTCATGCTGGTTGCTGGATATGGCTACGCTCATTTTCTTTCGAAAAAACTTTCTGATAGAAACTTTGTAATCCTTCATTTCAGCCTTCTGGCAATCGCACTGATTTTCCTTCCTATTACTCCATCAGAAGCTTGGAAACCTGCAGCAGACGAAGGGCCCACCCTCCGGTTACTGCTATTGCTGGTAGTCACTATCAGCCTCCCATACTTGGTTTTATCTGCATCGAGCCCGGTACTTCAGTCCTGGTTTCACCAACAGCATAAAAAAACTCCCTATCGTTTATTTGCGCTGTCCAATCTTGGATCGCTTCTCGGTTTATTAACCTACCCGTTCTTGTTCGAACCCACGCTCACAGTAAGTCATCAATCCATTTTCTGGTCCTTTAGCTTTGTAATCTACGCCCTCTGTTTCGCCTGGTGTGGGTCCGTCTTCCTAAAAAAGCCCAAGCCTAAGAAGGAAGAACTAAAAGCCAAGGCACGTGCCAAGAAGCAACCAACGGAGGAAAGCCAAACAAAATCGACACCGACGCCAGCGAGCGAATGGATCCCGTGGATCATTCTACCTGCCTGCGCCTCATTATTGCTCTTGGCCGTCACCAATCAAATTTCTCAAAATATTGCCGTAGTACCCTTTCTTTGGATACTTCCATTAAGTCTCTACTTAATCAGCTTCATTATATGTTTTGATCGTGCACGTTGGTATAAACGTAATATCTGGGGAACATTGTTCCTCATCTCAATTGGCGCTGCCTTAGTTGCCCGCATCATAGGCATGCCGATGATCCTGCAAGTGACTACATATTCACTATTTCTTTTTTCCGTCTGCATGCTATGCCACGGAGAGCTCGCTCGCATCAAACCACCTCCGGAAAAGCTCACTCATTATTTCTTACTGATTTCGATTGGGGGTGCACTAGGTGGACTCAGCGTAAGCGTTATCGCGCCGATGCTATTCAATGATTTTTGGGAACTTCATCTAGGTATCCTATTTACTGCGATCGTGTTGACATTTTTCCTCTTTCGAGAAAAAAGCCGCAAAAAGGGCATCTATAGCTATCTGCCGATTTCCGCTTGGATCATTGCCATTCTAACCATGAGTATTTTTCTCTGGCATGATTTTTCTAACAGGACCCAAACCAATATTGAGCAGCTAAGAAACTTTTATGGAACACTGAGTGTTAAGGAAGAGAATGTAGGTTTGGAGACAGAAAAACGCATCCTGTTTCATGGAGATATTGTCCATGGCATGCAGTACACCGCCAAAAGCAGGCGTAATCACCCTACTACTTATTATGGTCTAAAAAGTGGACTCAATTACGCCATTAGACGCCACCCCAAGAGGAGTGCACGAGAAGCTGATCGGGCAAACTTCACGCCCATGAGAATCGGTGCCGTCGGACTGGGAGTAGGAACCGCAGCCATCTACGGTCTACCGGAAGATGTCATGCGTTTCTATGAGATCGATCCAGACGTAAAGACCGTGGCCGAAAAGCATTTCACTTATCTCGAGAATAGTCTGGCCCAACTTGAATACGACCTTGGCGACGCCAGAACGCTGCTCGAAGATCAAGCTCCGCAAAACTTTGATGTTTTAATCGTAGATGCTTTTAGTGGCGATGCCATTCCCGTTCACCTCATCACAGCAGAGGCATTCCAGCTCTACCTGGGCCACCTGAACGACAAAGGCGTTTTGGCCTTCCATATCTCGAACAAATTCATGGACCTAAAGCCACTACTCTTAGGCCTGACCCAACAAGCCAAACGAGCGATTGGCCGAATTTCGAGTGAAGAAGATACTACCCATGGTGCATTTGAGGCCGAATGGATTCTCATAGCCAAAGACCCTAGTTTCTTCGATGATGAAGAAGTTATAAAAGCCCTTAGCCCATTTCCAGAGTACGCTGATTATATCGTTTGGACCGATGATTATAGCAACTTACTGAAGGTGCTTCATTAA
- a CDS encoding MATE family efflux transporter — MPSSPQDSATSYRTILQRTWPIILANSAAPFLGLADTAVIGRTGTTASLGAIALGALVFSFVYWTFGFLRMGTTGLISQADGSGNEAEVRAILGRFVLTGSGIGLILVVLQLPIFYIALSILSGSQAVETSAGEYLNIRIWGAPATLASYALMGGLIGLGKSRTLLFVQLVLNGINIALDILFAGYLGMGVAGIALGTLIAEWTACLFALFLVIRLLKQRQHDTEPFLSWSRISDTKQLIRTLGVQVNIMIRTLSLLVGFGWFTQQGAKLGDIVLAANHILLQFVSFSAFFLDGIAYATEALIGKAAGARKVDVFTILVRRTMKLAGFLSIILAIGFFLFGSSIIHALTDLPDVRQTAISILPFASIYIAVSFVTFQLDGIFIGTTRTQEMRNAGLVALALFLLLAWPLVNAYGNTGLWIAFIGFILLRAGSLLVFYPRLKQSIKGS, encoded by the coding sequence ATGCCATCCTCACCCCAAGATTCGGCTACGTCGTACCGAACGATACTCCAAAGAACCTGGCCCATTATTTTGGCCAATTCTGCAGCGCCGTTTCTGGGATTGGCGGATACCGCCGTAATTGGACGAACTGGTACAACTGCATCCTTAGGCGCCATTGCGCTTGGGGCACTGGTCTTTAGTTTTGTTTACTGGACATTTGGTTTTCTGCGTATGGGAACCACCGGGCTCATCTCTCAGGCAGATGGTTCTGGGAATGAAGCCGAAGTAAGAGCCATCCTTGGACGCTTTGTCCTCACAGGATCGGGCATTGGTCTGATATTAGTAGTCCTTCAATTACCCATATTCTATATCGCCTTATCCATTCTAAGTGGAAGCCAGGCGGTAGAGACATCAGCTGGAGAGTATCTTAACATTCGTATCTGGGGAGCACCCGCTACCCTGGCTTCCTACGCTCTGATGGGCGGCTTGATAGGTCTTGGAAAGTCCAGAACCTTACTGTTTGTCCAACTGGTCCTTAACGGAATAAATATCGCATTAGATATTCTCTTTGCCGGCTATTTAGGAATGGGGGTTGCGGGAATTGCTCTCGGCACACTCATCGCCGAATGGACCGCGTGCCTGTTCGCTTTATTCTTGGTCATTCGCCTATTAAAACAACGTCAGCATGACACGGAGCCCTTTTTGTCCTGGTCTCGTATCTCGGACACCAAACAACTGATCAGAACCCTAGGCGTACAGGTCAATATCATGATTCGAACGCTCTCGCTTCTCGTGGGTTTTGGTTGGTTTACTCAGCAGGGAGCGAAACTTGGAGATATAGTGTTGGCAGCGAATCACATACTGCTTCAGTTCGTTTCCTTCAGCGCCTTCTTCCTCGATGGCATAGCCTATGCAACGGAGGCATTAATCGGAAAAGCAGCAGGAGCTCGCAAGGTGGATGTATTTACAATCCTAGTACGACGAACCATGAAACTAGCCGGTTTTCTTTCCATAATCTTGGCCATAGGATTCTTTCTTTTCGGATCTTCAATCATCCACGCCCTAACAGACTTACCAGATGTTCGGCAAACCGCCATTTCCATTCTACCCTTTGCCAGTATCTATATAGCCGTATCTTTCGTGACTTTCCAGTTGGATGGGATCTTCATTGGGACTACTCGAACACAAGAAATGCGAAACGCAGGCCTTGTAGCTTTGGCACTCTTTCTATTGCTCGCTTGGCCTTTGGTGAATGCCTATGGCAATACCGGACTCTGGATAGCCTTCATCGGATTTATTCTGCTGAGAGCAGGAAGCTTGTTGGTGTTCTATCCGAGACTGAAGCAGTCGATTAAGGGAAGTTAA
- a CDS encoding Gfo/Idh/MocA family oxidoreductase, which translates to MKTSRRQFLKTSATALVAAPAFVRGSNLNFKLQIAAIGTDGKGYSDITKMADHPGVIHVALCDVDLARTEKALEVQPKAAVFQDYREMFESMGDQIDAVTVSTPDHMHAYIALDAMRRGKHVHCQKPLTHTVWETRQMTLQAAKSKVITRMGNQIHSHTAYRTAVKAIQQGKIGKVKRVHSWIRRTGHGYSGLIDRPKGKLEIPSTLDWDLWLGVAKKRPYGGEGIYHPFGWRDFQDFGGGALGDFGCHILDPVFSALNMKGGPFEIVADHTGMNDEVWPAQATVNYLFPGTEYTEKERIRITWYNGGLYPSVAGSHVPETTALPTNGSLIIGTEGSVAVPHIGAPIFYPEENYPEGSVEVAEDLNHYHGFVDGCISGKQPSDGFDYAGPLTEAVNLGNIAQQFKGETLEWDSDALRFTNLEEANAFVSKKYRRGWKIKAVG; encoded by the coding sequence ATGAAAACGTCCCGTCGTCAATTTCTCAAAACTTCAGCCACAGCCTTAGTTGCTGCTCCTGCATTCGTCCGGGGTAGTAACCTGAACTTCAAGCTCCAGATCGCCGCTATTGGTACAGATGGTAAGGGTTATTCGGATATCACCAAGATGGCAGATCATCCCGGTGTCATTCATGTGGCATTGTGTGATGTAGATCTCGCCAGAACCGAGAAGGCGCTGGAAGTTCAGCCAAAAGCCGCGGTGTTTCAGGATTACCGAGAGATGTTTGAATCGATGGGCGATCAGATTGATGCCGTCACGGTTTCCACCCCGGATCATATGCACGCCTATATTGCTTTGGATGCCATGCGGCGTGGTAAACATGTTCATTGCCAAAAACCTTTGACGCATACGGTTTGGGAGACACGGCAAATGACGCTGCAGGCTGCCAAATCGAAGGTGATTACCCGCATGGGAAATCAAATTCACTCTCACACGGCTTATCGCACGGCTGTAAAAGCCATTCAACAAGGCAAGATCGGCAAAGTGAAGCGTGTGCATTCATGGATTAGACGAACCGGACATGGCTACTCAGGTTTAATAGACCGACCCAAGGGAAAGCTTGAAATACCTTCTACCTTGGATTGGGACCTTTGGCTGGGGGTTGCGAAAAAGCGTCCTTATGGTGGCGAGGGTATTTACCATCCATTTGGCTGGCGCGATTTTCAGGATTTCGGAGGAGGCGCTTTGGGTGACTTTGGTTGCCACATTCTGGATCCAGTATTCTCTGCCTTGAACATGAAGGGAGGTCCGTTTGAGATTGTTGCCGACCATACCGGAATGAATGACGAGGTCTGGCCAGCACAGGCGACGGTCAATTATCTATTCCCTGGAACTGAATACACTGAAAAGGAACGCATCCGAATTACTTGGTATAATGGAGGACTGTACCCATCGGTTGCTGGCTCTCATGTTCCAGAAACGACCGCGCTGCCTACGAATGGATCCTTGATCATTGGGACTGAGGGCAGTGTCGCTGTTCCTCATATTGGTGCTCCGATCTTTTACCCCGAGGAAAATTACCCGGAAGGAAGTGTCGAAGTGGCAGAGGACTTGAATCACTACCATGGCTTTGTCGATGGATGCATTTCAGGTAAACAACCTTCAGATGGCTTTGACTATGCAGGTCCTCTTACGGAAGCTGTTAATTTAGGTAACATCGCCCAGCAGTTTAAAGGTGAAACATTGGAGTGGGATTCGGATGCCCTTCGTTTTACCAATCTCGAAGAAGCTAACGCATTTGTATCCAAGAAATACCGCCGTGGGTGGAAGATCAAAGCGGTCGGTTAG
- a CDS encoding DUF1080 domain-containing protein, protein MNKQFTLRSLIILITFLSSQPALQAITPNSGFFDRWALTIPNGRAGWLEVTKEDGYYDASILWGGGSVVPVDNVVFQDADTMVITRSREVKRTDSSGKVVRTQRFSHAIYATINGDELAFTIYEPQINGKGIKVSEFTGKRIPPLPPKPNLKKVKYGKPIALFDGKSLNKWKILEERAPNGWSVNNGTLFNNPVHKEGDPHVRYGNLRTKQEFEDFNLKLEVMVPEKGNSGIYLRGIYEIQVAATYGKGLDSHFMGGIYSRVAPAMLAEKPTGEWQTYDITLVDRHATVILNGKKIHDNVPLQGCTGGALWSDESKPGPIYLQGDHTQASYRNIVLTPVVKK, encoded by the coding sequence ATGAACAAACAGTTTACCCTAAGAAGTCTAATTATCCTTATTACCTTTTTATCCAGCCAACCTGCACTGCAGGCGATCACTCCCAACTCCGGTTTTTTTGACCGCTGGGCACTGACGATTCCCAATGGCCGAGCTGGTTGGTTGGAGGTAACCAAGGAGGATGGCTACTACGACGCCAGTATTCTATGGGGAGGCGGTAGCGTTGTCCCGGTCGATAACGTCGTTTTTCAAGACGCAGACACCATGGTTATTACTCGTTCGAGGGAAGTTAAACGCACAGATTCATCCGGCAAGGTGGTTCGCACCCAGCGATTTTCCCACGCCATTTATGCGACCATAAACGGTGACGAGCTGGCGTTCACTATTTATGAGCCCCAAATCAATGGCAAAGGCATCAAAGTCTCCGAATTCACTGGCAAACGCATTCCCCCTCTACCGCCCAAGCCCAATCTAAAAAAAGTTAAATACGGCAAACCCATTGCACTCTTCGACGGCAAGAGCCTCAACAAGTGGAAAATTCTTGAAGAAAGAGCACCCAATGGATGGAGCGTCAATAATGGCACCTTGTTCAACAATCCGGTGCACAAGGAAGGCGATCCGCATGTTCGCTACGGCAACCTTCGCACCAAGCAAGAATTTGAAGACTTCAATTTAAAATTAGAAGTCATGGTTCCTGAGAAAGGTAACAGTGGCATCTACTTGAGAGGCATTTATGAAATCCAGGTTGCTGCTACCTATGGCAAGGGCCTGGACTCCCACTTCATGGGCGGCATCTACAGTCGGGTTGCTCCAGCCATGTTAGCAGAAAAACCTACAGGCGAATGGCAAACCTACGACATCACGCTCGTCGATCGACATGCGACGGTGATCCTGAACGGAAAAAAGATTCATGACAACGTGCCTCTACAAGGCTGCACTGGTGGCGCTCTCTGGTCAGACGAATCGAAACCTGGCCCTATCTACCTCCAAGGTGACCACACTCAGGCCAGCTATCGAAATATCGTACTGACACCGGTGGTTAAGAAATGA
- a CDS encoding glycoside hydrolase, which translates to MVSIISLMLCGLALTAAPEINRQVLYQAGTHGYFTYRIASMVATKEGSLLAFAAARKGKGGDWDPINIVMRRSTDMGKTWEPLQVVVEDGDLPCDNAMPITDYETGEVHLLYQIDYAKCFYTKSDDDGLSWSDPIEITSVIDQFKEIYPWVVLAPGPGHGIQMMNGRLVVPFWLSDGGGKEFGPNHRGHRPSIVVSVYSDDHGKTWRAGEVAVPDNDVSVIPNETSVIQLADGRVMFNSRNESINYRRLISYSEDGATNWSEPFFHDAFFEPICFASMVRYSMQPAQSKNRILFCNPDSRHDPWMASKQSTPRSARNRHRTNLTVRMSYDEGHTWPVSKVVDPGISGYSDMAVTEDAMVHLLYEGGTIEGFEGNHFKNQAMSVVSFNLEWLTDGEDQLDSSDGPLNQLKFDR; encoded by the coding sequence ATAGTCTCAATAATTTCCCTAATGCTGTGCGGCCTTGCCCTCACTGCCGCACCTGAGATCAATCGCCAGGTGCTCTACCAAGCTGGCACCCACGGGTATTTCACGTATCGTATCGCTTCCATGGTTGCGACCAAGGAAGGCTCCTTGTTGGCCTTTGCTGCGGCTAGAAAAGGAAAAGGCGGTGACTGGGATCCTATCAATATCGTCATGCGACGTAGCACCGACATGGGCAAAACCTGGGAGCCGCTTCAGGTGGTAGTCGAAGACGGTGATCTACCTTGCGACAACGCGATGCCCATTACCGATTATGAGACGGGTGAGGTGCATCTGCTCTATCAAATCGACTATGCGAAATGTTTCTACACAAAGTCGGACGACGATGGTCTGAGTTGGAGTGATCCCATCGAGATTACGTCCGTTATTGATCAATTCAAAGAGATCTACCCCTGGGTTGTTTTGGCCCCGGGACCGGGTCACGGCATTCAGATGATGAACGGGCGATTGGTGGTTCCGTTTTGGCTATCTGATGGTGGTGGAAAGGAATTCGGACCGAATCATCGTGGGCACCGTCCCTCGATTGTCGTCTCTGTCTACAGTGATGATCATGGGAAAACCTGGAGGGCCGGGGAAGTAGCTGTTCCGGACAACGACGTCTCAGTGATACCTAACGAAACCTCGGTCATTCAATTGGCCGATGGACGAGTGATGTTTAATAGTCGGAATGAATCCATCAACTATCGTCGCTTGATCAGCTATAGTGAAGATGGTGCTACCAACTGGTCGGAACCGTTCTTTCATGACGCTTTCTTCGAACCTATTTGTTTTGCCAGTATGGTTCGCTATTCGATGCAGCCAGCGCAGTCCAAAAACCGTATCCTTTTCTGTAACCCGGACAGTCGTCACGATCCTTGGATGGCCAGTAAACAATCAACACCCCGCTCAGCTCGCAATCGTCATCGTACTAACCTGACCGTTCGTATGAGCTATGACGAGGGTCACACTTGGCCGGTTTCCAAGGTCGTCGATCCGGGTATCTCAGGGTATTCGGATATGGCCGTGACAGAGGATGCCATGGTTCACCTTCTTTACGAAGGTGGCACGATCGAAGGCTTCGAAGGCAATCACTTCAAAAACCAGGCCATGAGTGTCGTATCGTTCAACCTGGAATGGTTAACCGATGGCGAGGATCAATTGGATTCGTCAGACGGACCTCTGAATCAGCTGAAGTTTGACAGGTAA
- a CDS encoding sulfatase — translation MRPKKLFLLFCLMAGIWPLASTAKPLNVVFFLIDDLGWNDVGASGSDYYQTPNIDQLAADGMLFTNGYAACNVCSPTRAAVMTGKYPARLLLTQWLPSGRWDAKKYMKQEARYISNLPLEEFTIAEALREGGYKTAFMGKWHLGPLPYYFPEHQGFDLNVAGRDYGAPGSYWYPFEGSWTIPTAGGLKVFKDNPLSGKDGDYLPDRLAEEGEKFVRDNKDKPFFLMMSHYAVHTPLQGKPDKVAKYEKIPKDQSQGDPRYAAMVESVDDSVGRIMNAVRDIGAEDNTLVIFTSDNGGMWKATKNAPLRANKGSNYEGGLRVPVIIKWPGATKPGSVSDVLVTSSDFYPTILAAAEQPMRPLQHLDGVDLSPVLKNQGRIDRDAIFWHYPHYNQHPESFPSGVIRKGDWKLIEKYDTGELELYNLADDVSEQNNLANKRSAVAKSLLAELQAWRLEVGADPMRSNPLYQGSN, via the coding sequence ATGCGTCCTAAGAAACTATTTCTTCTTTTTTGTCTAATGGCTGGCATTTGGCCGCTCGCGTCGACGGCAAAGCCCCTCAACGTCGTCTTCTTTCTGATCGATGACCTTGGGTGGAATGACGTAGGGGCAAGTGGCAGCGACTATTATCAGACTCCCAATATCGACCAACTGGCGGCCGACGGCATGCTTTTCACCAACGGTTATGCCGCCTGCAATGTGTGTTCGCCTACTCGAGCAGCGGTGATGACAGGGAAATATCCGGCGCGCCTTCTGTTAACCCAGTGGCTGCCTTCTGGTCGATGGGATGCCAAGAAATACATGAAGCAGGAAGCCCGCTATATTTCGAATCTGCCTTTAGAGGAATTTACGATTGCCGAAGCATTACGTGAGGGCGGCTACAAGACCGCTTTCATGGGAAAGTGGCATCTGGGACCTTTGCCTTATTATTTTCCTGAGCACCAAGGCTTCGATTTAAATGTGGCCGGCCGGGACTATGGCGCACCTGGCAGTTATTGGTATCCGTTTGAGGGAAGTTGGACGATACCAACGGCGGGCGGTCTGAAAGTATTTAAGGATAATCCACTTTCGGGCAAAGACGGGGATTATTTGCCGGACCGCTTAGCCGAGGAAGGGGAGAAGTTTGTCCGGGATAACAAGGACAAGCCGTTCTTTCTCATGATGTCGCATTACGCAGTGCATACTCCACTTCAAGGCAAGCCCGACAAGGTGGCGAAGTATGAGAAGATTCCCAAGGACCAGAGTCAGGGAGACCCACGTTATGCTGCCATGGTTGAAAGCGTGGATGATAGTGTCGGCCGAATCATGAATGCAGTCAGAGATATCGGCGCTGAAGACAATACCTTGGTAATCTTTACCAGCGATAATGGTGGCATGTGGAAAGCGACCAAGAATGCTCCACTAAGGGCTAACAAGGGTTCGAACTATGAAGGAGGTCTGCGTGTCCCAGTCATCATCAAATGGCCCGGGGCTACAAAGCCGGGTTCCGTTTCAGATGTGTTGGTAACCAGTTCCGATTTTTATCCCACTATATTGGCGGCAGCAGAACAGCCCATGCGCCCTTTGCAACACCTCGATGGCGTAGACTTATCGCCGGTATTGAAAAATCAAGGACGGATTGATCGTGATGCTATCTTCTGGCATTATCCTCACTACAATCAGCATCCGGAAAGTTTCCCTTCAGGTGTCATTCGCAAGGGTGACTGGAAGCTCATTGAAAAATATGACACCGGAGAGCTTGAACTCTACAACTTGGCCGATGACGTGAGTGAGCAAAACAACCTGGCTAACAAACGTTCGGCTGTTGCGAAGTCACTCTTGGCCGAATTACAGGCTTGGCGTCTTGAAGTGGGCGCGGATCCGATGAGGTCGAATCCTCTGTATCAGGGTAGCAATTAA
- a CDS encoding sulfatase — MKTTLKALFILSILTLGIQAADKPNVILLLSDDQAWNDYSFLGHPDVRTPNIDQLAGESVTFPRGYVPTALCRPSLMTLATGHYAHRHGVTGNDPSPKYAEKDSPLYNERRAQLISYIDEFDTLPELLGEQGYLSHQSGKWWEGNFTRGGFTHGMTRGFPEPGGRHGDDGLKIGREGLQEIYDFVDMSVEEDKPFYLWYAAFLPHTPHNPPDRLLNKYKDHHPLTIAKYYAMIEWWDETCGDIVNYLEKKNIRDNTLIVYVGDNGWIQHPEKRGYDARSKQTPYEGGIRQPTLYSWPEKLKPAHRMDLVSSIDILPTILAATGARQPSIEIPGLNLLPSMEEGSPIKRDAIFGESFAHDVADIENPETSLIFRWCIQGDWKLLLTYDGEVNRYKTTHPREEKRPQFFNLRTDPHELTNLAGDNPKVVARMVKMIDDWYPVKERKVLKKFN; from the coding sequence ATGAAAACTACCCTGAAAGCGCTGTTTATTCTTTCAATCCTAACGCTAGGCATACAAGCCGCCGACAAACCCAATGTCATTCTCTTACTCAGTGATGACCAGGCCTGGAACGATTATTCCTTTCTAGGGCATCCAGATGTTAGGACCCCGAACATCGATCAACTGGCCGGTGAATCAGTGACCTTCCCCAGGGGCTATGTGCCTACCGCTTTATGCCGCCCCTCATTAATGACCCTGGCTACGGGACATTATGCTCACCGTCACGGGGTAACCGGCAATGACCCTTCACCCAAATACGCGGAAAAAGATTCGCCACTCTACAACGAGCGCAGAGCCCAACTCATTTCCTACATCGACGAATTCGATACCCTGCCTGAGCTACTCGGTGAGCAGGGTTATCTCAGCCACCAGAGTGGTAAATGGTGGGAAGGTAATTTCACACGTGGTGGATTCACCCACGGCATGACTCGAGGCTTTCCGGAGCCGGGCGGACGACATGGTGATGATGGACTCAAGATCGGCCGCGAAGGACTTCAGGAGATCTACGACTTTGTAGACATGTCGGTCGAAGAAGATAAGCCCTTTTACTTGTGGTATGCTGCATTCCTTCCTCATACGCCGCACAATCCGCCTGACCGTCTTCTCAACAAATACAAAGACCACCACCCACTCACCATCGCCAAATACTACGCCATGATCGAATGGTGGGACGAAACCTGTGGCGATATTGTCAACTATCTCGAAAAGAAAAACATTCGGGACAATACCCTCATCGTTTACGTCGGTGACAATGGCTGGATTCAGCATCCCGAAAAACGCGGTTACGACGCACGCTCCAAACAGACACCCTACGAAGGCGGCATCCGACAACCCACCCTTTATTCATGGCCTGAAAAACTTAAGCCTGCCCATCGCATGGACTTGGTAAGCAGTATCGATATTTTACCTACTATTCTTGCCGCAACCGGTGCCCGCCAACCGTCGATCGAGATTCCCGGCCTGAATCTGCTTCCCTCGATGGAGGAAGGATCGCCTATCAAGCGTGACGCCATCTTCGGCGAATCCTTTGCCCATGACGTAGCGGATATCGAAAACCCAGAGACTTCCCTCATCTTCCGCTGGTGTATCCAAGGAGACTGGAAACTACTTCTCACTTATGATGGAGAAGTAAACCGCTACAAGACCACTCATCCTCGCGAAGAAAAACGCCCACAGTTCTTCAATCTTCGAACCGACCCCCATGAACTCACCAACCTCGCCGGGGATAACCCAAAGGTGGTCGCTCGCATGGTTAAAATGATCGATGACTGGTATCCGGTTAAAGAGCGAAAGGTTCTCAAAAAATTTAATTAA